One window of Opisthocomus hoazin isolate bOpiHoa1 chromosome 13, bOpiHoa1.hap1, whole genome shotgun sequence genomic DNA carries:
- the PTPN11 gene encoding tyrosine-protein phosphatase non-receptor type 11: MTSRRWFHPNITGVEAENLLLTRGVDGSFLARPSKSNPGDFTLSVRRTGAVTHIKIQNTGDYYDLYGGEKFATLAELVQYYMEHHGQLKEKNGDVIELKYPLNCADPTSERWFHGHLSGREAEKLLTEKGKHGSFLVRESQSHPGDFVLSVRTGDDKGESNDGKSKVTHVMIHCQDLKYDVGGGEKFDSLTDLVEHYKKNPMVETLGTVLQLKQPLNTTRINAAEIESRVRELSKLAETTDKVKQGFWEEFETLQQQECKLLYSRKEGQRQENKNKNRYKNILPFDHTRVVLHDGDPNEPVSDYINANIIMPEFETKCNNSKPKKSYIATQGCLQNTVNDFWRMVFQENSRVIVMTTKEVERGKSKCVKYWPDEFSLKEYGVMRVRNVKESAAHDYTLRELKLSKVGQGNTERTVWQYHFRTWPDHGVPSDPGGVLDFLEEVHHKQESISDAGPVVVHCSAGIGRTGTFIVIDILIDIIREKGVDCDIDVPKTIQMVRSQRSGMVQTEAQYRFIYMAVQHYIETLQRRIEEEQKSKRKGHEYTNIKYSLSDQTSGDQSPLPPCTPTPTCPEMREDSARVYENVGLMQQQKSFR, encoded by the exons ATGACATCGCGGAG ATGGTTTCATCCAAATATTACTGGGGTGGAGGCCGAAAACCTACTGTTAACAAGAGGAGTGGATGGCAGTTTTTTGGCACGGCCCAGCAAAAGTAACCCAGGAGACTTTACACTCTCCGTTAG ACGAACAGGAGCTGTCACCCACATCAAGATCCAGAACACAGGAGACTACTATGACCTCTATGGAGGAGAGAAGTTTGCTACGTTGGCTGAGTTAGTCCAGTATTATATGGAACATCATGGACAGCTCAAGGAAAAGAATGGAGATGTTATAGAGTTGAAATACCCGCTGAACTGTGCTGATCCTACATCTGAAAG GTGGTTTCATGGGCATCTCTCTGGAAGAGAAGCTGAAAAACTattaacagaaaaaggaaaacatggaaGCTTTCTTGTGCGTGAGAGTCAAAGCCACCCTGGGGACTTTGTTCTTTCTGTCCGGACAGGAGATGATAAAGGAGAGAGTAATGATGGGAAATCTAAAGTGACACATGTCATGATTCACTGCCAG GATCTAAAATACGATGTTGGTGGAGGGGAGAAATTTGACTCTCTGACAGATCTAGTGGAACATTACAAGAAGAACCCTATGGTAGAAACTTTGGGCACAGTACTGCAACTCAAGCAG CCTCTGAATACTACCCGTATTAATGCTGCCGAGATTGAAAGCAGAGTGCGAGAGCTAAGCAAGCTAGCAGAGACAACAGACAAAGTCAAGCAGGGCTTCTGGGAAGAATTTGAG ACATTACAGCAGCAAGAATGCAAACTTCTCTATAGTCGTAAAGAAGGTCAGcgtcaagaaaacaaaaacaaaaatagataCAAAAACATTTTACCCT TTGATCATACCAGAGTTGTTCTACATGATGGTGATCCAAATGAACCTGTTTCAGACTATATCAATGCTAATATTATTATG CCCGAGTTTGAAACCAAGTGCAACAACTCAAAGCCAAAAAAAAGCTACATTGCTACTCAAGGTTGCTTACAGAATACAGTGAATGATTTTTGGAGGATGGTGTTCCAGGAGAATTCTCGAGTTATTGTTATGACAACAAAAGAAGTTGAAAGAGGAAAG AGTAAGTGCGTCAAGTACTGGCCTGATGAATTTTCCTTAAAGGAGTACGGTGTTATGCGTGTTAGGAATGTGAAGGAGAGTGCAGCACACGATTACACACTAAGAGAACTTAAGCTTTCTAAAGTTGGGCAA GGGAACACAGAGAGAACAGTCTGGCAGTATCACTTCAGAACTTGGCCTGATCACGGAGTCCCAAGTGACCCTGGTGGTGTACTGGACTTTCTAGAGGAGGTGCATCATAAGCAGGAGAGCATTTCTGATGCAGGACCAGTTGTGGTCCACTGCAG TGCTGGGATTGGGCGAACAGGAACTTTCATTGTGATTGATATTCTTATTGACATAATCAGAGAAAAAG GTGTGGACTGTGATATTGATGTTCCAAAGACCATTCAGATGGTGAGATCACAGCGGTCAGGAATGGTTCAGACAGAAGCACAGTACAGGTTTATTTACATGGCAGTACAGCACTACATTGAAACGCTACAGCGCCGAATTGAAGAGGAGCAG AAGAGTAAGAGAAAAGGTCACGAATACACAAACATTAAATATTCTTTATCGGACCAGACAAGTGGGGATCAGAGCCCTCTTCCACCCTGTACCCCAACCCCAACGTGTCCAGA aatgAGAGAAGATAGTGCTAGGGTATATGAAAATGTGGGGCTGATGCAACAGCAGAAAAGTTTCAGATGA